ATCAACATTCAGCTATCAATAGTAAACAGCTTCGTAGTTATTTGGATTTCTTCTAGCTTTTTCATATGAAGCACTGCTGTTTGTTACTTTGTCATAAAAGTTCAAGAAGCTGGCGAGATTTTCTCTGTCCACATTCGATAAAAATTCACTCATTGATTCATCGACAGGTACTCCTTCGTCAACGAAATCCGCACATGATTTTGTAAGCTGCTGAAcaagtttatttttagtaacaacagGATCTGCGTCCACCTTAACGCGGTATCTTGGCAGTGCGCTATAAGCTGATGACTTGCGTGTTGCATTATGATTTGGAGCACATAGTCTTAAATCCAACTGAGAATCTGACAGGGTGAGAAATGGTTTTCGCTTCCAGTCCTGTGATTTGGTAAGTTTATTATTCTTGACTATTTCCTGACCGGCGTCATGCGTTATTGGAGCTTGAACTGACTTCCGCTTCCAATCGTCATTAGTTTTCTTATCCATGTTATTCACATCACCTTCTGAGCTACTCCTTTGTACTCTTTGTGGGGTCTGGATATCCCAAAATGAATCAAAAACCTCTGGTTCGTTTGTATTTGACTGAAAGTTTTTCTTAATACACAAAACGTTTTTACCACTTTCGTTTGTCATGTTTACACGTTTAGCCAATTTTCTATATGCTATAGATTCAGAGCCTTGTTTGGGCGTCGAACTTTTTGGAATATGGACCTGCTGTCCCCATTTTGTCCAAACGTTGAAGACCTTCTGCTCATTCGGTAGCAAGCGTTTCTCCTCCCCTGATGATTCAAAAGACGAAGATGATAGATAACCCGACGTATTGGAATCAGTATCACACTGGCCAATGAAATTTGTCGATCCACATTCTGAACCCATCAAACTTGGCGTTGCAGACTGCACGTGCTCATGAGACTGGCTCTGCATCCCTGTTACGCAAAACACTCTTCCCAAGGTTGAACGACCAGAATCCATAATACGTCCAGTCTGAAATgtcaaaaattaaatataaatatcttttctaaaatttcagattctaaaaatcatcattaTGACATAACATtaacatatgataaaaaataaaacatacaatgtacatttgTGACTATGTGTGCACTCAGACCGTAAACAACGTGCATAGTTTAACTGACATATCAAGCACACATTGATAAagaaaatacacatttattactTACATTTCAATAATAAGAATtaagtttctgttttatttattccagatgtttctaacttttttctaatttttaactgTAACATTTAAACACGTCCTTTTTGAACGAACTAACATTATAAAATGACATGCGATCAGCAATTTAAATGCCAGTCTTACATTGTTTGAAGCCTTCGCATAGTTTTAATCGTCTGAAACCCTGACATACGCTCTACAATAGTATGTTATAATTGCTACTGATTGTCTAGTGTTACCGCTATTGTACAAACAATAGATTGCAGATCTCCACATTTGGGTTTTACACACACTGTGAGAAACAACTATTGTATACAATCACAGTTTTACATACATCTCAAATAATCCATGATGTCTGATAAACGGAAGTCGCAGGTTTTCTTACTGCTAGCACAATAGGTCTTAAATATCAAAGTGCAATCAAAATCGAAAATATGATAAATTGCCTATATTACTTGTGGAATGCATAAATTAGCTGTATAAACAATTCAGTGTTCCtttaattctgaaataatttgttgaattatttccaaatatatacacacacacgAAATAagtttaacttaaatatttttttgaaatctaTCTCAAATATTCTGATGAATTATTGAATTTTTCTCTATTAGCGTATGTCTTTGTCGTGAAAATAGCTTTGTATAAACctggtatataataaataattaagaaaaaatgtgtaaaacatgTGTACCTcgactttatttttatattaaaagtaaaatcCCATGTGCAAGATTTCATGGTAATAAGTGCACactttttatattactgaatATTACTGATTTTTTTATCTTCAGTGTATATAATTACAAGTAGTATGACATATAGTATCAAAACTGTGTATTTACCTTTGGTTTTGAATAAGCAGGCATCGTTAAAAGTTGAAGAATATAAAGATGAGCAAATACTGATTGTCTGTTGTAGTTGATTTCATTAACTGATGAAAATCCACTCTACGTCAGTTTTATAGTTCATCCAGATCTTGTCAGCGTATCCTCGACTTACTCAAAACCAACAGCTGTGAATCTGCAAAATACCGTAACATAGTTTGTCACACTTCACCGTACAGAAGCTTACGTTAATTGTATTGCAAGGTGTTTTAACTAATTAATTGTTGGACACTCATTAAGGTGCACAAAAAAGCCGTGAAAAAATACCCGTGTCAAAAACTATAGTACTCTAATGGTGTCATGTCTAATTTAAATTAGTAAGAATTGTCAGACAGGCCCGTCGAATGTTTAATTGGTAAATGATTAATTCAACAATTGGTCATTTATTGTCCCACAATGGAACTGGTAAGAATAGGAAATTGCAGGCCGTATGTTTATATTGTAAgtataaataattgataaataaaaatatatttttaaaaaaattaagacaCTGATTAAATAAATGCTAGTATACAACAGAGTTAATAGTTAGTATTAACTTGAGAATAAGAAGTAATAATTGCCAActatatttaaaaacaatgtcCAAGTGTTCCATTATCAGTGTTTTCATTGCacacagaaaaaacaacataacattttgTAACTGATACTTTGGTAAAATTAGGGAAGAAAAAAATTACGTACGGAAGACGAAACTTAATAAAAATGCAGCTCCTAAAGGTAtgtgtttttttattaataaaccaTAAATTGTGGTTTAACTAACGAAttgtttacataaacatgtaCTTGGATTAAATTTCACCTTCATTTCTAAAACCCTATTCACAAGATTTATACAAAATGTCTCATACATCTTCTTTTATCACAATAAAAGAGAAATAGGAACTACAattataagaagatttttaaacactCCATTTTCTGCAAATATTATAAGCAATAGAATTAAGTGTGcgcaaaatacatataaatgtcaATATTATTGCGTATTAATTGAAAACAGACATCAAACTTTAGTAACAAGTCAAGTAAAGAAGTAAGCAACCACAAGTAACTCATCCGGTGTTACAATTGActggaaaaaatatcatttaaaatatttcgaTAGATCGAAAATATTTAATACCTCAAATCAGTTGATAAGTCAGCGATGCAGAGTCGTTGTTCAACACATTAATAATACTGATTAGAGatatcttttgttttattaaattttataaaatacatcaAGAAAATAATGTAGAAGGTAGCAATATGACAACTTGAAGCCTGACATTGATGCATTGTTTTATATTCCATGACTTTAGTTAAAAATCGTGTCATTCAGAAGTTTAATTGCCTTAGAGCAATGGTAACACTCCAGACACTACATTGTAACGACATAACACTCCTGACATTGACAGTCAGACTCCTCCTCAATTTTAGTTGTAAATTTATTGTATTCAACATGTTccttgttttaagatttttttttatttggcatgttAATAACAATGCTTGTGAATTTcgtttttattcctttttttttcttctttttttttttttttgacatccAGCTGTTCTTTAATCTTATGTTTAGTTTAGCAGTATTCTTAATATGTTTGCAGTTTCAATTGACTTTCGAGAGATAAAACATTAATTAATCTTTAATAAAAGTCACGTGCCT
This Mercenaria mercenaria strain notata chromosome 17, MADL_Memer_1, whole genome shotgun sequence DNA region includes the following protein-coding sequences:
- the LOC123536743 gene encoding uncharacterized protein LOC123536743 isoform X2, which produces MDSGRSTLGRVFCVTGMQSQSHEHVQSATPSLMGSECGSTNFIGQCDTDSNTSGYLSSSSFESSGEEKRLLPNEQKVFNVWTKWGQQVHIPKSSTPKQGSESIAYRKLAKRVNMTNESGKNVLCIKKNFQSNTNEPEVFDSFWDIQTPQRVQRSSSEGDVNNMDKKTNDDWKRKSVQAPITHDAGQEIVKNNKLTKSQDWKRKPFLTLSDSQLDLRLCAPNHNATRKSSAYSALPRYRVKVDADPVVTKNKLVQQLTKSCADFVDEGVPVDESMSEFLSNVDRENLASFLNFYDKVTNSSASYEKARRNPNNYEAVYY
- the LOC123536743 gene encoding uncharacterized protein LOC123536743 isoform X1, which gives rise to MPAYSKPKTGRIMDSGRSTLGRVFCVTGMQSQSHEHVQSATPSLMGSECGSTNFIGQCDTDSNTSGYLSSSSFESSGEEKRLLPNEQKVFNVWTKWGQQVHIPKSSTPKQGSESIAYRKLAKRVNMTNESGKNVLCIKKNFQSNTNEPEVFDSFWDIQTPQRVQRSSSEGDVNNMDKKTNDDWKRKSVQAPITHDAGQEIVKNNKLTKSQDWKRKPFLTLSDSQLDLRLCAPNHNATRKSSAYSALPRYRVKVDADPVVTKNKLVQQLTKSCADFVDEGVPVDESMSEFLSNVDRENLASFLNFYDKVTNSSASYEKARRNPNNYEAVYY